From the genome of Vicia villosa cultivar HV-30 ecotype Madison, WI linkage group LG2, Vvil1.0, whole genome shotgun sequence, one region includes:
- the LOC131648594 gene encoding uncharacterized protein LOC131648594, with translation MESQRLNYIRKHKKKLRVSKYCNLSSSEQNANTQGSNKGKRVVLPSTYVGSRRFMEQLYFDGMEICSQVGFPNLFITFTCNPNWPEIQRYVVPYNPYLLKKLQAHINMEWCNQSTSVKYLFKYINKGYDRIIAVVVQTDADGSPSVIIIDEIKQYLDCRYVSPSEACWRLFSFPIHGRSSAVERLFFHFEGDNSVYYTDYELIDEVLDKPTVKESMFTAWMEANKAYPEAKNLTYSQFLSKFFYDKRYRRWRPCKRGNTIGRLIWVPPSMGELYFLRMMLTIVKGPTCYEDIKFVGGKVQDTFRDACFEMGFLNDDKEYVAAIDEAKNWGSGHFLRKLFVTMLLSGTVNRPRHVWEKTWRTLSDSILYQQMQKTNRRAATVSLVPFNFMQPQHQLFDLCSMYFNITTAVASYIYSDVTKHVGNRLIYDELDYDDDTEKQKFQELFHALTDEQRSIFEKIMDAVNKQSGGVFFLHGYGGTGKTFMWITLSSALRSQKKIVLTAASSGIASLLLPGGRTAHSKFKIPVPKLDNSTCNIDKDTEHSQLFEATDVIIWDEAPMSHKNYFKALDKTLKDVMSKKGVENTIFGGKVVVFGGDFRQILPVVPRAGHSDIVHASISSSYVWDYSQVLTL, from the exons ATGGAGTCACAAAGATTGAATTATATTCGAAAGCATAAGAAAAAGCTGCGTGTTTCTAAATATTGCAATTTGAGCTCATCTGAACAGAATGCAAACACTCAAGGATCAAACAAAGGTAAAAGAGTGGTTTTACCTTCAACTTATGTTGGAAGTCGGAGGTTTATGGAACAACTCTATTTTGATGGAATGGAAATTTGTAGCCAAGTTGgatttccaaatctttttatcACATTTACTTGCAATCCCAACTGGCCTGAAATCCAAAG ATATGTAGTTCCTTACAATCCATATTTGTTGAAGAAATTACAAGCACACATCAATATGGAGTGGTGTAATCAAAGTACTTCAGTTAAATACTTATTTAAGTATATTAACAAGGGGTATGATAGAATTATTGCTGTTGTTGTCCAAACTGACGCTGATGGATCTCCTTCGGTCATAATTATTGACGAAATCAAGCAATATCTTGATTGCAGGTATGTCTCACCAAGTGAGGCATGTTGGAGACTTTTTTCATTTCCTATTCATGGTAGATCATCCGCAGTTGAAAGGTTGTTCTTCCATTTTGAAGGAGACAACTCTGTTTATTATACCGATTATGAATTGATAGATGAGGTGCTTGACAAACCAACTGTGAAAGAATCTATGTTTACCGCATGGATGGAAGCAAACAAAGCATACCCAGAGGCAAAGAATTTGACGTACTCACAATTtctttccaaatttttttatgataaaaggTACCGTCGATGGAGACCGTGTAAAAGAGGAAATACAATTGGCAGACTTATTTGGGTCCCTCCAAGTATGGGTGAGTTATATTTCTTGAGAATGATGCTAACAATCGTCAAAGGTCCAACTTGCTATGAGGATATAAAATTTGTGGGTGGAAAAGTTCAGGATACTTTTAGGGATGCATGCTTCGAAATGGGCTTTCTTAACGATGATAAGGAATATGTTGCAGCCATCGACGAAGCAAAGAATTGGGGTTCCGGGCATTTTTTGCGAAAGTTATTTGTCACTATGTTACTATCTGGTACTGTCAATAGACCACGACATGTTTGGGAAAAAACTTGGAGGACTTTATCTGATAGTATCCTCTACCAACAAATGCAAAAAACAAATAGAAGAG CTGCAACAGTGTCTTTGGTTCCATTTAATTTCATGCAGCCGCAACATCAACTGTTTGATTTATGTTCAATGTATTTCAACATCACGACAGCAGTTGCATCATACATAT ATTCCGACGTCACAAAACATGTTGGCAATAGGCTTATTTATGATGAACTTGATTACGATGACGATACCGAGAAACAGAAATTCCAAGAACTTTTTCATGCTCTTACAG atGAACAACGTTCGATATTTGAGAAAATCATGGATGCTGTCAACAAACAGAGTGGAGGGGTATTTTTCTTGCATGGTTACGGAGGGACTGGTAAAACTTTCATGTGGATAACACTATCAAGTGCACTTCgttctcaaaaaaaaattgttcttactGCTGCTTCAAGTGGGATAGCTTCGTTATTATTGCCAGGTGGAAGAACAGCACACTCAAAGTTCAAAATACCTGTGCCAAAGCTTGACAACTCAACTTGCAACATCGACAAAGACACCGAACATTCTCAATTATTTGAAGCAACAGATGTGATAATATGGGATGAAGCACCTATGTCTCACAAGAACTACTTCAAAGCATTGGATAAAACCCTTAAAGATGTAATGAGCAAAAAGGGTGTTGAGAATACTATTTTTGGTGGAAAAGTTGTTGTATTTGGAGGAGATTTTAGACAGATTCTTCCTGTTGTTCCAAGAGCTGGGCATTCTGATATTGTTCATGCATCAATTAGTTCATCTTATGTATGGGATTATAGTCAGGTTTTAACACTATAA
- the LOC131648595 gene encoding uncharacterized protein LOC131648595: MRLQEGRDNTSSNELAEFSKWILNVGDGKICEPNDGLVDIEIPQELLISKFDDPLRAIVENTYPNLLEKYQDVEFLQEKAILASTIEVVDKINHYVLDLIPGEEKEYLSFDSNDRTNSSYTEAYEVLTPEFLSKLRTPGLPNHRIKLKVGTPIMLMRNLDQADGLCNGTRLIVTRFANYVLEAKIMSGKNIGNIFYIPRMSMSLFDSPWPFKLIRRQFSIIVSHAMTINKSQGQSLDSVELYFPTPVFSHGQLYVAISRVKSKSRLKILIHDKENVLCSTTTNVVYKEVFQAL, from the exons ATGAGACTTCAAGAGGGAAGAGACAACACAAGTTCTAATGAACTAGCAGAATTTTCAAAATGGATTTTAAATGTGGGTGATGGTAAGATTTGTGAACCCAATGATGGTTTGGTTGATATTGAAATTCCTCAAGAGCTATTAATATCAAAATTTGATGATCCTTTAAGAGCAATTGTTGAAAACACATATCCCAATTTGTTGGAAAAATATCAAGATGTTGAATTCTTACAAGAAAAGGCTATTCTTGCTTCAACCATTGAAGTTGTGGACAAAATCAATCATTATGTATTAGACTTGATACCAG gagaagagaaagagtATTTGAGTTTTGATTCCAATGATAGAACAAATTCAAGTTATACTGAAGCATATGAAGTTCTAACTCCTGAATTTCTCAGTAAATTAAGAACGCCAGGGCTTCCCAATCATAGGATCAAATTGAAGGTTGGTACACCTATTATGCTAATGAGAAATTTGGACCAAGCTGATGGGTTGTGCAACGGAACAAGATTAATTGTTACAAGGTTTGCAAATTATGTCCTTGAGGCAAAGATCATGTCTGGAAAGAACATAGGTAACATTTTTTACATTCCACGAATGTCTATGTCACTTTTTGATTCACCTTGGCCATTCAAGTTGATTAGGAGACAATTTTCGATTATTGTCTCCCATGCAATGACAATTAATAAGTCACAAGGTCAATCTCTTGATAGTGTTGAACTATATTTTCCTACTCCTGTGTTTAGTCATGGTCAATTATATGTTGCAATTTCAAGAGTTAAGAGCAAAAGTAGGCTGAAAATCCTAATTCATGACAAGGAGAATGTACTGTGTTCCACTACTACTAATGTTGTGTACAAGGAAGTCTTTCAAGCACTTTGA
- the LOC131649252 gene encoding uncharacterized protein LOC131649252, with protein MDATVDHYAVLGLPSGEEGANLTEQHINKAYKLKALELHPDKRPDDPNAASNFQQLRTSYDILKDEKARKLFDDLLRVKRDNERRQSQRDGKRRKMVSDLERRERDAFSPDPAAKGKEEEDRIVKQLRDEIARVRAMHAKKVVPGFDSKKESDASGGVGAGVSGGGIDQEKALKVSWERNGEDYSAEKLRELFSKFGEVEDVVIKGRKKKGSALVVMATKQGAIATIGSVIGHLANPLLVLPLNPAMAADSWGSPKSVEPEVPSKLVGSGYQAFEDSVLMKLQKAAAKQR; from the exons ATGGACGCAACCGTCGATCACTACGCGGTGCTAGGGTTACCTTCCGGCGAAGAAGGTGCAAACCTAACCGAACAGCACATCAACAAAGCCTACAAACTCAAGGCTCTAGAACTCCACCCTGACAAAAGACCCGACGACCCCAACGCCGCCTCCAATTTCCAGCAGCTTCGCACCTCCTACGACATCCTCAAAGATGAAAAAGCTCGCAAGCTGTTCGACGATCTTCTCCGCGTCAAGCGTGACAACGAGCGCCGTCAATCCCAGCGCGACGGAAAACGCCGCAAAATGGTTTCCGATCTGGAGCGGAGAGAGCGCGACGCGTTCTCTCCGGATCCGGCCGCGAAGGGGAAGGAAGAAGAGGATAGGATTGTGAAGCAACTTAGGGATGAGATTGCTCGGGTTCGTGCTATGCACGCTAAGAAGGTTGTGCCTGGTTTTGATTCAAAGAAGGAAAGTGATGCTTCCGGTGGTGTTGGTGCCGGTGTCAGTGGTGGTGGAATTGATCAAGAGAAGGCTTTGAAAGTTTCTTGGGAAAGGAATGGGGAAGATTATTCGGCGGAGAAGTTGAGGGAATTGTTTTCGAAGTTTGGTGAAGTGGAAGATGTTGTTATCAAAGGGAGAAAGAAAAAGGGTTCTGCACTTGTTGTCATGGCTACTAAACAAGGAGCT ATCGCTACAATTGGAAGTGTGATTGGACATCTTGCTAATCCGTTGTTGGTTTTACCTCTTAACCCTGCCATGGCTGCAGATTCTTGGGGTTCTCCAAAGTCTGTAGAACCTGAAGTGCCGAGTAAACTAGTTGGGTCTGGTTATCAAGCTTTCGAGGATTCTGTTCTAATGAAACTGCAAAAG GCAGCAGCAAAGCAAAGGTGA
- the LOC131649254 gene encoding transportin-1-like, which translates to MAATPPWQPQEQGFKEICTLLEQQISHSSSVDKSQIWNQIQQYSNLPDFNNYLAFIFSRAQGISVEVRQAAGLYLKNNLRNVYKLMQPEHQHYVKSELLPCLGAADKHIRSTTGTIISVVVQTGGVSQWPELLQALVNCLDSNDLNHMEGAMDALSKICEDVPQILDADVPGLAERPINIFLPRLFRFFQSPHASLRKLSLGSVNQYIMLMPSALCVSMDQYLQGLFVLANDPTAEVRKLVCAAFVQLIEVHPSILQPHLKNVIEYMLQVNKDTDEEVALESCEFWSAYCDAQMPPENLREFLPRLIPILLSNMAYADDDESLTEAEEEGSQPDRDQDLKPRFHVSRFHGSDDVDDDDDDDVVNTWNLRKCSAAALDILSNVFGDEILPTLMPIVEAKLSTVGDDGWKEREAAVLALGAIGEGCINGLYPHLSEIVAFLIPLLDDKFPLIRSISCWTVSRFSKFIIQGIGHPKGYEQFDNVLMGLLRRILDDNKRVQEAACSAFATLEEEAAEELVPRLEIILKHLMVAFGKYQRRNLRIVYDAVGTLAEAVGGELNQPVYLDILMPPLIEKWQQLSNSDKDLFPLLECFTSITHALGTGFTQFAEPVFARCINIIQTQQLAKANPAAAGAQYDKEFIVCSLDLLSGLAEGLGSGVESLVAQCSLRDLLLICCTDDAPDVRQSAFALLGDLARVCVVHLHPRLSEILEVAAKQLEISKVQAALSVANNACWAIGELAVKVRLEISPFVLSVISCLVPILQHAEGLNKSLIENSAITLGRLAWVCPDLVSPHMEHFMQPWCNALSKIRDDIEKEDAFRGLCAMVKVNPSGALSSLVYMCKAIASWHEIRSEDLHNEICQVLHGYKQMLRNGAWDQCMSALEPPIKEKLSKYQV; encoded by the exons ATGGCGGCGACACCCCCATGGCAGCCACAGGAGCAAGGTTTCAAGGAGATCTGCACGCTATTGGAGCAACAAATTTCGCATTCTTCTTCCGTTGATAAGTCTCAGATTTGGAACCAAATTCAACAATACTCTAACCTCCCCGACTTCAACAATTACCTTGCCTTCATCTTCTCACGTGCTCAG gGAATATCTGTGGAGGTTCGGCAGGCTGCAGGATTATATCTGAAGAATAACCTGAGAAATGTATATAAGTTAATGCAGCCTGAACATCAGCACTATGTGAAATCAGAATTGCTGCCTTGTCTTGGTGCAGCAGATAAACACATAAGATCTACGACAGGAACTATTATCAGCGTTGTTGTTCAAACTGGAGGAGTTTCACAGTGGCCTGAATTATTGCAAGCCCTTGTAAATTGTTTGGACAGCAATGATCTAAATCACATGGAAGGTGCAATGGATGCATTATCCAAG ATTTGTGAAGATGTTCCCCAAATTCTTGACGCTGATGTACCAGGGTTAGCAGAGCGCCCCATCAATATATTTCTTCCTAGATTGTTTCGG tTTTTCCAATCACCTCATGCTTCATTAAGAAAGCTATCGTTGGGTTCTGTCAATCAATACATTATGTTGATGCCTTCT GCCTTATGTGTATCCATGGATCAATATCTTCAAGGTCTGTTTGTTCTTGCAAATGACCCTACAGCAGAAGTGCGAAAGTTG GTCTGCGCAGCATTTGTTCAGCTGATTGAAGTCCATCCATCTATCTTGCAG CCTCATCTAAAGAATGTGATCGAATATATGTTACAAGTCAACAAGGACACAGATGAAGAAGTGGCCCTTGAATCCTGTGAATTTTG GTCTGCATATTGTGATGCTCAAATGCCACCAGAAAACTTGAGAGAATTCTTGCCTCGTCTTATTCCA ATATTATTGTCAAACATGGCTTATGCAGATGATGATGAATCACTTACTGAAGCCGAG gaagAGGGTTCACAACCTGATCGAGATCAG GATCTTAAACCTCGATTTCATGTATCCAGATTTCATGGATCAGACGATGTAGACGATGATGAT GATGATGATGTTGTCAACACATGGAATTTACGGAAATGTAGTGCAGCTGCTCTAGATATTCTCTCGAACGTGTTTGGAGACGAGATCCTTCCTACTCTGATGCCGATTGTTGAG GCCAAGTTGTCAACTGTTGGAGATGATGGTTGGAAAGAAAGGGAAGCTGCCGTCTTGGCACTTGGTGCCATAGGCGAGGGGTGCATAAATGGTCTTTATCCTCATCTGTCAGAG ATTGTGGCATTTCTTATCCCTCTTCTTGATGATAAGTTTCCTCTGATACGGAGTATTTCATGCTGGACAGTATCTCGGTTTAGCAAATTTATTATTCAG GGTATCGGGCATCCCAAGGGTTATGAACAATTTGATAACGTTCTTATGGGTCTTCTCCGAAGAATTTTGGATGATAATAAGCGTGTCCAGGAGGCTGCCTGTTCAGCCTTTGCAACTCTGGAAGAG GAGGCTGCGGAAGAGCTGGTACCGCGCTTGGAAATCATATTAAAGCACCTAATGGTTGCATTTGGGAAGTATCAG AGGCGAAACCTCAGAATTGTATATGATGCTGTTGGAACTCTAGCTGAAGCTGTTGGGGGAGAGCTGAATCAG CCTGTTTATCTTGACATTCTCATGCCACCATTAATTGAAAAGTGGCAGCAACTTTCAAATTCAGACAAAGATCTCTTTCCACTCCTAGAATGCTTCACATCTATAACACAT GCACTGGGTACTGGATTCACTCAATTTGCTGAACCTGTATTTGCGAGGTGCATAAATATAATTCAGACCCAACAATTGGCCAAG GCCAATCCTGCTGCTGCTGGGGCTCAGTATGACAAGGAATTCATTGTGTGCTCTCTTGATCTGCTTTCTGGACTAGCAGAGGGTCTTGGCAGTGGAGTAGAGAGTTTG GTTGCACAATGTTCTTTAAGGGACCTACTTTTGATTTGTTGTACGGATGATGCTCCCGATGTTCGACAGAGTGCCTTTGCCTTACTTGGAGACCTTGCTCGG GTGTGCGTGGTTCATTTGCACCCTCGTTTGTCTGAGATTCTTGAAGTTGCTGCCAAACAACTG GAAATTTCTAAGGTACAAGCGGCTCTTTCAGTGGCAAATAATGCATGTTGGGCAATTGGAGAATTAGCAGTTAAG GTTCGTCTAGAAATCTCTCCGTTCGTTTTAAGTGTAATTTCATGCCTGGTACCAATTCTTCAGCATGCAGAG GGACTCAACAAGTCACTTATAGAAAACAGTGCAATAACACTGGGGAGACTTGCATGGGTCTGCCCAGACCTTGTATCACCACATATGGAGCATTTCATGCAACCTTGGTGCAATGCTCTGTCAAA AATACGCGATGATATTGAGAAAGAGGACGCTTTTAGAGGTCTATGTGCTATG GTCAAAGTCAATCCTTCTGGAGCTCTCAGTTCTCTTGTTTACATGTGTAAAGCCATTGCAAGTTGGCAT GAAATAAGAAGTGAAGATTTACACAATGAAATCTGCCAGGTCTTGCATGGGTATAAACAG ATGCTGCGCAATGGAGCATGGGACCAGTGTATGTCTGCTTTGGAGCCACCAATAAAAGAAAAACTTTCAAAATATCAAGTATAA
- the LOC131645919 gene encoding probable polyamine transporter At1g31830, producing the protein MEPNIGEYVPPEESSSVPKLVKLKKVSDIPLIFLIFYEVSGGPFGVEDTVRAAGTMFHENGGYVVWVSSALGPFWGFQLGWMKWLSGVIDNALYPVIQN; encoded by the exons ATGGAACCCAACATTGGTGAATATGTTCCACCAGAAGAATCTTCTTCTGTTCCAAAACTAGTCAAACTAAAAAAAGTTTCAGATATACCTCTAATTTTCCTAATCTTTTATGAGGTATCAGGAGGACCATTTGGTGTAGAAGACACAGTAAGAGCAGCAG GTACAATGTTTCATGAAAATGGTGGCTATGTAGTTTGGGTTTCATCTGCATTAGGCCCTTTTTGGGGTTTTCAGCTTGGTTGGATGAAATGGCTTAGTGGTGTAATTGACAATGCTTTATACCCAGTTATACAAAATTAA